A genomic stretch from Nocardia wallacei includes:
- a CDS encoding GbsR/MarR family transcriptional regulator — translation MTRTSEAALAAFRERFAQILTESGMPRMASRVFAALVVTDSGKLSAAELADQLGVGAPAISGAVKYLVQVRLVERGREPGSRRDFCRIHEHTWSHYISQSDPLLAQLRTRAAEGADLLGRDSPAGRRLDETRRFFEFLRAEMEQSMAKWRRLQAEADET, via the coding sequence ATGACGCGAACGAGCGAGGCCGCGCTCGCCGCCTTCCGGGAACGGTTCGCGCAGATCCTCACCGAGTCCGGCATGCCGCGCATGGCCTCGCGCGTATTCGCCGCGCTCGTGGTCACCGACTCCGGCAAGCTGTCGGCCGCCGAACTGGCGGACCAACTGGGAGTCGGCGCACCGGCGATCTCGGGTGCGGTCAAATATCTGGTGCAGGTCCGGCTGGTCGAACGCGGCCGCGAACCCGGCAGCCGCCGCGACTTCTGCCGCATCCACGAACACACCTGGAGTCACTACATCAGCCAGTCCGACCCTCTGCTGGCCCAACTCCGGACCCGCGCCGCCGAGGGCGCCGACCTGCTGGGCCGCGACTCGCCCGCCGGCCGCCGACTGGACGAGACCCGCCGCTTCTTCGAGTTCCTCCGCGCGGAAATGGAGCAGTCGATGGCCAAGTGGCGGCGGTTGCAGGCCGAGGCCGACGAGACCTAG
- a CDS encoding class I SAM-dependent methyltransferase: protein MKDSGLVGVQQTASPVLKAKALDNRLPDPILGDEYAERTMRRLDPDYDTGRFGANQLGLAAVVRAKAHDDWARSFLADHPDAVVLHLGCGLDARVYRIDPPATVDWYDLDYPAMIELRRRLLPPREHYTLIESSVTDPTWLDRVPRDRPVLMIAEGLVPYLTATAVRRLLTSVVDAFPAGQIQLDTVAVWAWRFSRWDPTLRKYDTRFHCGFDDPAALADWHPRLEYVDEAPMNDSPVLMAKAPATARRVFRLLNLLPGMRRSTRIARFRFR, encoded by the coding sequence GTGAAAGATAGCGGACTCGTCGGGGTGCAGCAGACCGCCAGCCCCGTGCTCAAGGCCAAAGCACTGGACAATCGGCTGCCGGACCCGATTCTCGGCGACGAATACGCCGAGCGGACGATGCGCCGGCTCGACCCGGACTACGACACCGGACGGTTCGGCGCGAACCAGCTGGGCCTCGCCGCCGTGGTGCGCGCCAAGGCCCACGACGACTGGGCCCGGAGCTTTCTCGCCGACCATCCCGACGCCGTGGTCCTGCACCTGGGTTGCGGCCTCGACGCCCGGGTGTATCGAATCGACCCGCCCGCCACCGTCGACTGGTACGACCTGGACTATCCGGCCATGATCGAACTGCGGCGGCGACTGCTGCCGCCGCGTGAGCATTACACCCTGATCGAATCCAGCGTCACCGACCCGACCTGGCTGGACCGCGTCCCCCGCGACCGGCCGGTGCTGATGATCGCCGAGGGGCTGGTGCCCTACCTCACCGCGACCGCGGTCCGGCGTCTGCTGACCAGCGTGGTCGACGCCTTTCCCGCCGGGCAGATCCAGCTCGATACGGTGGCGGTCTGGGCGTGGCGCTTCTCGCGCTGGGATCCCACCCTGCGCAAGTACGACACGCGGTTCCACTGCGGCTTCGACGACCCTGCCGCACTGGCCGACTGGCACCCGCGCCTCGAGTACGTCGACGAGGCGCCGATGAACGACTCGCCGGTGCTGATGGCGAAGGCGCCCGCCACCGCCCGCCGCGTGTTCCGCCTGTTGAACCTGCTGCCCGGGATGAGACGGTCCACCCGAATCGCGCGGTTCCGCTTCCGGTAG
- a CDS encoding TIGR00341 family protein, which translates to MQHLLPAGQRRTLAELTDRLDLAVGEVSAKRSAFWIMLVLSAVIAISGVVGDSTATVIGAMIVAPLSVPILGVGLGIATGDGRLIGRSALLVLTGIAVVIALGFLFAQLLPNPVNVLSNSQVVGRTSPKLMDLTAALATGVVAAVAITRRDVGDVLPGVAIAISLVPPLGVVGVCLGSGAPALALGAFVLFASNVVAMIITTTALLVVAGYGREARAGGARRGRAYLVLAAALVLVAAPMTVNSLTSLWAGQIADAARDWLRASPGAEVTDVSLHSDTATVSVLAPAELPPLADLQRVVDDLVPWDPEVVVVHTVGGRVPGR; encoded by the coding sequence GTGCAGCACCTACTTCCCGCCGGTCAGCGGCGGACGCTGGCCGAGTTGACGGACCGGCTGGATCTGGCAGTGGGTGAGGTGTCGGCGAAACGGTCGGCGTTCTGGATCATGCTGGTGTTGTCGGCGGTGATCGCGATTTCGGGTGTGGTGGGCGATTCGACGGCGACGGTGATCGGGGCGATGATCGTCGCGCCGCTGTCGGTCCCGATTCTCGGTGTCGGTCTGGGGATCGCGACCGGTGACGGCCGGTTGATCGGGCGCAGCGCGCTGCTGGTGCTGACCGGGATCGCGGTCGTGATCGCGCTGGGTTTCCTGTTCGCGCAACTGCTGCCGAATCCGGTGAACGTGCTGTCGAATTCGCAGGTGGTCGGGCGGACCTCACCGAAGCTCATGGATCTCACCGCGGCCCTGGCGACCGGCGTGGTCGCCGCGGTCGCGATCACCCGCCGCGACGTGGGCGACGTGCTGCCCGGCGTGGCGATCGCGATCTCGCTGGTCCCGCCGCTGGGCGTGGTGGGCGTATGCCTGGGCTCCGGTGCGCCCGCGCTGGCGCTGGGCGCGTTCGTGTTGTTCGCCTCCAACGTGGTAGCGATGATCATCACGACGACCGCGTTGCTGGTCGTCGCCGGGTACGGCCGGGAAGCGCGGGCGGGCGGTGCGCGGCGCGGGCGCGCCTACCTGGTGCTGGCCGCAGCACTGGTGCTGGTGGCGGCGCCGATGACGGTGAATTCCCTGACGTCGTTGTGGGCGGGGCAGATCGCCGACGCCGCCCGCGACTGGCTGCGGGCGAGCCCCGGAGCGGAGGTGACCGACGTGTCCCTGCACAGCGATACGGCCACGGTGTCGGTGCTCGCCCCGGCCGAGCTGCCGCCGCTCGCGGACCTGCAACGGGTGGTCGACGATCTGGTGCCGTGGGATCCGGAGGTGGTCGTGGTGCACACGGTGGGCGGCCGGGTTCCCGGCAGATGA